In Syntrophotaleaceae bacterium, a genomic segment contains:
- a CDS encoding chemotaxis protein CheW has product MAEEEQLETRFQEDTQKDKYLTFRLAEENYGLDIGDVIEIIGLQKITQVPDMPSFIKGVINLRGQVIPVMDMRVRFHLPQRDYDERTCIVVTEVSGQTMGLVVDRVNEVIDIPETQVEPAGSQSIQAAGSYVKGLGKVGDNIRILLDTQKILAA; this is encoded by the coding sequence ATGGCTGAAGAGGAACAGTTGGAAACCCGTTTCCAGGAAGACACCCAAAAGGACAAGTATCTGACCTTTCGCCTTGCCGAGGAGAATTACGGTCTGGATATCGGGGATGTCATCGAAATCATCGGATTGCAAAAAATTACCCAGGTACCGGACATGCCGTCTTTCATCAAAGGGGTCATCAATCTGCGCGGTCAGGTCATCCCGGTCATGGATATGAGAGTCCGCTTCCATCTGCCCCAACGCGACTACGATGAGCGCACCTGCATCGTGGTGACGGAAGTCTCCGGCCAGACCATGGGGCTGGTGGTCGACCGGGTCAACGAAGTGATCGATATCCCTGAAACCCAGGTGGAACCCGCCGGCAGCCAATCGATACAAGCGGCCGGCAGTTATGTCAAGGGACTCGGCAAGGTGGGGGATAACATCCGGATCCTGCTCGATACACAAAAAATTCTGGCTGCCTGA
- a CDS encoding PAS domain S-box protein has protein sequence MSIQVPDHVLQKWQRMADLLSRMADVPVALVMRVAHPNIEVCASSSGKNNPYHAGDSELLRDSGLYCETVVRTRGRLLVPNALADPQWMGNPDIRFGLIAYLGFPVFRPDGQVFGTLCILDSKENRFSPDIEDLMLEFKDLLESHLALLSSNAEAQRAMEMARMGHWEYSVAEDLFTFNDRFYRIYGVTAEEVGGYRMSAAEYARRFVHPADRHLVAEEIRKALEMEGNYFLRRVDHRLIRGDGTVGHISVGYSRVQDDAGKTIGMHGGNQDITERKNTENELRRSQAELKRRIEEQREMETKLRRVNDLLTNLAEQVPGVIYQARLFTNGRTCFPYASPGMSDIFEVTPEEVRESAEPVFERLHPEDRDALFDAIFESARSLEIFQFEFRVLLPGQGLRWLSCRSKPMRMEDGGTLWHGMIWDITQSKIAEEKLAHSHDLMSYIIEHDRSAVAVHDKDLKYIYVSRQYLEQYGVKEQDIIGKHHYEVFPDLPQKWRDVHQRALQGEVSSAEEDPYVRQDGFIDWTRWECRPWHEADGSIGGIIVYTEVITPRKKTEEALRLMASQYATLLRTSQDGFWLVNREGRLLEVNEAYCWMVGFPREQMLGRHIRELIDGESLEEIEHRIREICEQGYSRFESRHRTADGRGIDVEISTSYWSEGERIIVFIRNITERKKYENALKKSEHRFRTFVENINDIIFSVNPKGNLTYVSPNWLHFLGEPAHEAIGRSFEHYIHTDDLKFWRNHLAQVLQGEESSGSVEYRVRHQEGHWLWHTSSGSPLRNEAGEVISWIGVARDVTEQKKMQDFMIQTEKIMSLGTMAAGMAHEINNPLSIISQGVQNVLRRTRQELPGNLTTAKECGISFEGLGLYLTRRNVFRSLEAIMAAVDRSAAIVTNMLEFSRRSDAMPIPCNLNRILEKSVQLAGTDYDLKKKYDFRNIRIETEFSLEAPVPCIPSELEQVLLNLLRNSAQSFQGVEREVPTIALRSWDDGEWAFIEVEDNGSGIEEEVRKNIFDPFFTTKKVGEGTGLGLSVSYHIIVQRHGGKISVESEAGEWTRFRICLPIPKKISR, from the coding sequence ATGTCTATACAAGTACCTGATCATGTCCTGCAGAAGTGGCAGCGCATGGCCGACCTCCTGAGTCGGATGGCCGATGTCCCTGTTGCCCTGGTTATGCGCGTTGCTCATCCCAACATCGAGGTATGCGCATCGAGTTCTGGGAAGAACAATCCGTATCATGCGGGCGACAGCGAACTCCTGCGGGATTCGGGCCTCTACTGCGAAACAGTCGTCAGGACCCGCGGCAGGCTGCTGGTGCCCAACGCTCTGGCCGATCCGCAGTGGATGGGCAATCCCGACATCAGATTCGGACTCATCGCCTACCTGGGCTTTCCTGTTTTCAGGCCTGACGGGCAGGTTTTTGGTACGCTCTGTATCCTCGACAGCAAGGAAAACCGTTTTTCCCCGGATATTGAAGATCTGATGTTGGAGTTCAAGGATCTTCTTGAAAGCCACCTTGCACTTTTATCGAGCAATGCCGAGGCGCAAAGGGCCATGGAAATGGCCCGCATGGGTCACTGGGAATATAGTGTGGCCGAGGATCTCTTCACCTTCAACGACAGGTTTTATCGAATCTACGGGGTGACGGCGGAAGAGGTGGGGGGGTACCGCATGTCTGCGGCGGAGTACGCCCGGCGCTTCGTGCATCCCGCTGACCGGCACCTGGTTGCGGAGGAAATCCGTAAAGCGCTGGAAATGGAAGGAAATTACTTTCTCCGACGGGTGGATCACCGGCTTATCCGGGGGGACGGGACCGTTGGACACATCTCGGTCGGTTACTCCCGAGTCCAGGATGACGCGGGGAAGACCATCGGTATGCATGGCGGCAACCAGGATATCACCGAGCGCAAGAACACCGAAAACGAGTTGCGCCGCAGCCAGGCCGAATTAAAGAGGCGGATCGAGGAGCAGCGGGAAATGGAAACAAAACTGCGCCGGGTCAACGACCTGCTCACCAATCTCGCCGAGCAGGTTCCGGGAGTCATCTATCAAGCCCGGCTCTTTACGAACGGGCGCACCTGCTTCCCCTATGCCAGCCCCGGTATGAGCGATATCTTCGAGGTGACCCCCGAAGAGGTGCGGGAAAGTGCCGAACCGGTCTTCGAAAGGTTGCATCCGGAAGACCGGGATGCCCTCTTCGACGCCATTTTCGAGTCGGCCCGCTCCCTGGAGATTTTCCAGTTCGAGTTTCGGGTCCTTCTCCCCGGGCAGGGGCTGCGCTGGCTCAGCTGCAGGTCCAAGCCGATGCGGATGGAGGATGGCGGAACCCTTTGGCACGGCATGATCTGGGACATCACTCAGAGCAAGATCGCGGAGGAAAAGCTCGCCCATTCCCACGATCTCATGAGCTACATCATCGAACACGACCGCAGTGCCGTAGCCGTCCACGACAAGGACCTGAAATACATTTATGTGAGCAGGCAGTATCTCGAGCAGTACGGGGTCAAGGAACAGGATATCATCGGCAAGCACCATTACGAAGTTTTCCCGGATCTTCCGCAGAAATGGCGGGACGTGCACCAGCGGGCCCTGCAGGGGGAAGTGTCGAGCGCCGAGGAGGACCCCTATGTCCGGCAGGACGGTTTTATCGACTGGACCCGCTGGGAATGCCGGCCATGGCATGAAGCGGACGGTTCCATCGGCGGCATCATCGTCTATACCGAGGTCATCACTCCCCGTAAAAAGACCGAGGAAGCCCTTCGCCTCATGGCCAGCCAGTACGCCACCCTCCTGCGAACCTCCCAGGACGGCTTCTGGCTCGTCAATCGGGAGGGCCGTCTGCTGGAGGTCAATGAAGCCTACTGCTGGATGGTCGGCTTTCCCCGGGAACAGATGCTGGGCCGCCATATCCGCGAATTGATCGACGGGGAGAGCCTGGAAGAGATCGAGCATCGCATTCGGGAGATCTGCGAGCAGGGGTATTCCCGTTTCGAAAGCCGCCACCGAACGGCGGACGGACGGGGGATTGATGTAGAGATCAGCACTTCCTACTGGTCGGAAGGGGAGCGCATCATCGTTTTCATCAGGAACATTACCGAGCGGAAAAAATACGAAAACGCCCTCAAAAAGAGCGAACACCGGTTCCGCACCTTTGTCGAAAACATCAACGACATTATTTTTTCCGTGAATCCGAAAGGAAATCTGACCTACGTTTCCCCGAACTGGTTACACTTTCTGGGTGAACCGGCCCATGAAGCCATAGGTCGCTCTTTCGAGCATTACATTCATACTGATGACCTGAAATTCTGGCGTAATCATCTTGCCCAGGTCCTGCAGGGTGAGGAATCATCCGGAAGCGTGGAGTACCGGGTCCGGCATCAGGAGGGGCATTGGCTGTGGCACACCTCCAGCGGTTCGCCCCTGCGCAACGAAGCCGGGGAGGTCATCAGCTGGATCGGCGTCGCCCGCGACGTGACCGAACAGAAGAAGATGCAGGATTTCATGATCCAGACCGAAAAGATCATGTCGCTGGGCACCATGGCGGCGGGGATGGCCCATGAGATCAACAATCCTCTCAGCATCATTTCACAGGGGGTGCAGAACGTGCTGCGCCGCACACGGCAGGAGCTGCCGGGCAACCTCACCACGGCCAAGGAGTGCGGAATCTCCTTCGAGGGGCTTGGCCTGTATCTGACCAGAAGAAACGTGTTCCGCTCGCTGGAGGCGATCATGGCTGCCGTGGACAGGTCGGCTGCCATCGTCACCAACATGCTGGAATTCAGCCGGCGGAGCGATGCCATGCCAATTCCCTGCAATCTCAACCGGATTCTGGAGAAATCGGTTCAATTGGCCGGAACCGACTATGACCTGAAGAAAAAATACGATTTCAGGAACATCCGCATCGAAACCGAATTTTCCCTCGAAGCCCCTGTCCCCTGCATTCCCTCGGAGCTGGAGCAGGTCTTGCTCAATCTGCTGCGCAACAGCGCCCAGAGTTTCCAGGGGGTGGAAAGAGAGGTGCCGACCATTGCGCTGCGAAGCTGGGACGATGGGGAATGGGCTTTTATCGAGGTCGAGGACAACGGCAGCGGGATCGAGGAGGAGGTCAGAAAGAATATTTTCGATCCTTTCTTCACCACCAAAAAAGTCGGCGAGGGGACGGGACTCGGCCTTTCCGTTTCCTACCACATCATCGTGCAGCGGCACGGGGGGAAGATATCGGTCGAATCGGAGGCGGGAGAATGGACCCGCTTCCGCATCTGTCTGCCGATTCCAAAAAAGATCTCCAGGTGA
- a CDS encoding EAL domain-containing protein, whose amino-acid sequence MQAVVQPLITQAAKARILVIDDEEPARMIMMDFLEDAGYQVLEAENGQQGIEMLQRENPDAVLTDIRMPVMDGLKVVEAMKNIAPLTPAIIVSGTGLMENVISALRLGAWDYILKPVQDLEILDHVVRKALEKAILLQSEKDYRQQLEKEVREKTSYLEAEIEARKLVQQQLEHEAHHDALTRLGNRRLCMSELGNLETGQGNNHFGFLLFDISGLRNLNDAYGYSLGDQLLIAVGKRLAEFSGENTKVFRMGSDEFAALLQGRDREEVVAFASAVEESIRRSYLLEKESFNVGFVFGLSLFSTQDTAWEKPVNEATFAHLQAKKNLCSQMVIYDDLLHQEHLRRLALEKEMPEALAKGEFFLAFQPILNQKTGKLFGFEGLLRWNSKQYGPISPGEFIPIAEECGFISELGEWALETGCRTWCEKGLCRENLTLSMNVSGKQFFQQALISRFKGIIERTGFDPTRLCIEITESVLMTNVVETTRILHQYKDLGVRISIDDFGTGYSSLEYLNRFPVDHLKIDMSFIHKMDRDPKTHELIKVMKNMASVFGLELVAEGVETAVQKEMLSQLGCHLHQGFFYSRPVPGDAISGFLMTP is encoded by the coding sequence ATGCAAGCAGTTGTCCAGCCGTTGATAACACAAGCCGCGAAAGCCCGAATTCTGGTCATTGATGACGAGGAGCCGGCCCGCATGATTATGATGGACTTTCTCGAGGACGCCGGTTACCAGGTGCTGGAAGCCGAAAACGGCCAGCAGGGGATCGAAATGCTGCAGCGGGAAAACCCCGACGCCGTACTCACCGATATCCGCATGCCGGTCATGGACGGGCTGAAGGTGGTCGAAGCGATGAAAAATATCGCTCCGCTCACCCCTGCCATCATCGTTTCAGGAACCGGATTGATGGAAAATGTCATCAGCGCCCTGCGTCTCGGCGCCTGGGACTACATCCTCAAGCCCGTCCAGGATCTGGAGATCCTCGACCATGTGGTCCGCAAGGCACTGGAAAAAGCCATCCTGCTCCAATCGGAGAAGGACTACCGGCAACAGCTGGAAAAGGAGGTCAGGGAAAAGACCTCGTACCTGGAAGCGGAGATAGAGGCCAGAAAACTGGTGCAGCAGCAGCTTGAACACGAAGCCCATCACGACGCCCTGACCCGGCTCGGAAACCGTCGTCTGTGCATGAGCGAGCTGGGGAACCTCGAAACCGGGCAGGGAAACAACCACTTCGGTTTCCTCCTCTTTGACATCAGCGGCCTGAGAAATCTCAACGACGCCTACGGCTACTCCCTCGGCGACCAGCTTCTGATTGCGGTCGGGAAAAGACTTGCGGAGTTTTCCGGGGAGAATACAAAAGTTTTTCGTATGGGAAGCGATGAATTCGCGGCTCTTCTGCAGGGTCGGGACCGAGAGGAGGTGGTCGCTTTTGCATCCGCTGTTGAGGAATCGATCAGACGTTCCTATCTGCTCGAAAAGGAATCCTTCAACGTCGGCTTCGTTTTCGGCCTCTCCCTTTTTTCAACACAAGATACGGCCTGGGAAAAACCGGTCAACGAAGCGACCTTCGCTCATCTACAAGCCAAAAAGAACCTCTGCAGCCAGATGGTCATTTACGACGACCTTCTTCATCAGGAGCACCTGCGGCGCCTGGCCCTGGAAAAGGAGATGCCGGAAGCTCTCGCCAAGGGGGAATTTTTCCTCGCCTTTCAACCCATCTTAAACCAGAAAACTGGAAAACTTTTCGGATTTGAAGGCCTGCTGCGCTGGAACAGCAAGCAGTACGGACCGATCTCGCCGGGGGAGTTCATCCCCATTGCCGAGGAGTGCGGATTCATCTCTGAACTGGGAGAATGGGCGCTGGAAACCGGTTGCCGCACCTGGTGCGAAAAAGGTCTTTGCCGAGAAAATCTGACCCTGTCGATGAATGTTTCCGGAAAACAGTTCTTCCAGCAGGCCCTGATCTCCCGATTCAAGGGAATCATCGAGCGCACCGGTTTTGATCCGACCCGGCTCTGCATCGAAATCACCGAAAGCGTACTCATGACCAATGTGGTGGAGACCACCAGGATACTTCATCAATACAAGGATCTAGGAGTCAGGATCAGCATCGACGATTTCGGCACCGGGTATTCCTCTCTCGAATACCTCAACAGATTTCCGGTGGACCATCTCAAGATCGACATGAGTTTCATCCACAAAATGGACAGGGATCCAAAAACTCATGAGCTGATCAAGGTCATGAAAAACATGGCTTCGGTTTTCGGTCTCGAGTTGGTGGCGGAGGGGGTGGAAACCGCCGTGCAAAAGGAGATGCTGAGCCAGCTCGGATGCCACCTCCATCAAGGCTTTTTCTATTCCCGACCGGTTCCGGGAGACGCGATTTCCGGATTCCTGATGACTCCCTGA
- a CDS encoding response regulator encodes MAKILIIDDDADHRFLISEYLLDLGYEVAEAADGRQGVEKVFDEDPDLVLCDLRMPEMDGLEVLKTVVPRKPGLPIVVISGAGLMNDAIEALRQGAWDYLVKPVKDPHFLEHAIARSLERAHLLKIEQEYQQGLETEIRKSHQDLQTSRASLIEKSGVLEALFSSIPAGLYYLDPAGIFLDVNLPLAKLFEKSRQEMIGRSLQDFPELSSLPHLENPEREFHVRRFRIGDRDLDFGIKRSTIYSGEGRLIGTVGLVLDVTESIQEAAEAKKREQQILQADKMISLGILTAGVAHEINNPTQVIMSNAPVVRKAWQGIRTILDDHAEQHGDFPMAGLPYSRMREKLAQLLDSIEESAERIKNIVHGMKDFARFDAEDAREQLDVNPVLEKTLKLVGGRLRKCCHRLQVVYGENLPRIRGNPVQLEQVFVNLILNAAEALPSPDRAIEVSTTFHADTKNILVEFRDEGVGMPLDVLKNIFDPFYTTKRDMGGTGLGLAISNRIVQKHGGEILFVSEQGRGTIATVVLPVEVGDGAEGGGC; translated from the coding sequence GTGGCAAAAATCCTGATCATCGATGACGATGCAGATCACCGTTTTTTGATCAGCGAGTATCTGCTGGACCTGGGGTATGAGGTGGCGGAAGCTGCCGACGGACGCCAGGGGGTGGAGAAGGTGTTCGACGAGGATCCGGACCTTGTCTTATGCGACCTCCGCATGCCGGAAATGGATGGACTTGAGGTGCTGAAAACGGTTGTCCCCCGGAAACCTGGTCTGCCTATCGTGGTCATATCCGGCGCGGGTCTCATGAACGATGCGATTGAAGCCCTGCGCCAGGGTGCCTGGGATTACCTGGTGAAGCCTGTAAAAGATCCCCATTTCCTGGAACATGCCATTGCCAGGTCCCTGGAGCGGGCCCATCTGCTCAAGATCGAGCAGGAGTACCAGCAAGGGTTGGAGACGGAAATCCGCAAAAGTCATCAGGACCTGCAGACGAGCAGAGCCTCTCTTATTGAGAAAAGCGGCGTTCTCGAAGCCCTTTTCAGCAGCATTCCGGCCGGCCTCTATTACCTGGACCCGGCCGGAATTTTTCTGGATGTCAATCTGCCCCTGGCCAAGCTGTTCGAGAAATCGAGGCAGGAGATGATCGGCAGGTCCCTGCAGGACTTCCCGGAGCTTTCCTCGCTGCCTCATCTGGAAAATCCGGAACGAGAATTTCATGTCCGGCGCTTCCGGATCGGGGACAGGGATCTCGATTTCGGTATCAAGAGATCCACCATTTATTCCGGCGAGGGGAGGTTGATCGGCACTGTTGGGCTGGTCCTTGACGTCACCGAATCGATCCAGGAGGCAGCCGAGGCCAAAAAACGGGAGCAGCAGATCCTCCAGGCGGACAAGATGATCTCCCTCGGCATCCTGACCGCCGGTGTTGCCCATGAAATCAACAACCCTACCCAGGTGATCATGTCCAATGCGCCGGTCGTCCGCAAAGCCTGGCAAGGGATCCGTACGATCCTCGACGACCATGCCGAGCAGCATGGGGATTTTCCGATGGCAGGGCTACCCTACTCACGGATGCGGGAAAAGCTCGCTCAACTCCTGGACTCTATCGAGGAGAGCGCAGAGCGGATCAAAAATATCGTTCACGGCATGAAGGACTTCGCCCGGTTCGATGCCGAGGATGCCAGGGAGCAGCTGGATGTCAACCCGGTGCTGGAGAAGACTTTGAAGCTGGTCGGGGGCAGACTGCGAAAGTGCTGCCACCGCCTGCAGGTGGTTTACGGGGAAAACCTCCCCCGGATCCGGGGAAATCCGGTCCAGCTGGAACAGGTATTCGTCAATCTGATACTCAATGCCGCCGAAGCGTTGCCGTCCCCCGACCGAGCCATCGAGGTCTCCACGACCTTTCATGCGGACACGAAGAATATCCTGGTGGAATTCCGGGACGAGGGGGTGGGGATGCCTCTGGATGTCCTCAAAAATATTTTCGATCCCTTTTACACCACCAAAAGGGATATGGGAGGCACCGGCCTGGGGCTGGCGATCAGCAACCGGATCGTGCAGAAGCATGGTGGGGAAATTCTTTTCGTCTCCGAGCAGGGGAGGGGGACCATCGCGACCGTCGTTCTTCCCGTCGAGGTCGGAGATGGCGCAGAAGGGGGAGGATGCTGA